A window of Longimicrobium sp. contains these coding sequences:
- the tmk gene encoding dTMP kinase, whose amino-acid sequence MTAPTEPRGLFLAFEGVEGSGKTTQVRLLSELLAARGREAVVAREPGSTPLGERVRATVLADLELAVPARSELFLMLAARAAFVDQVVRPALAGGRVVIADRFELSTLAYQGGGRGLPADEIAECNRIATGGVSPHATILLELDPEEGARRQRSAGMDPDRMESAGAEFHARVAAAYREMAGRVAGVVRVDAGAPPVEVHARVVAELAARFPETFPAGGFTR is encoded by the coding sequence ATGACCGCACCGACCGAGCCGCGGGGCCTGTTCCTTGCCTTCGAAGGGGTGGAAGGCTCCGGCAAGACCACGCAGGTCCGGCTGCTCTCCGAGTTGCTCGCGGCGCGGGGGCGCGAGGCGGTGGTGGCGCGCGAGCCGGGGTCCACGCCGCTCGGAGAGAGGGTGCGCGCGACCGTGCTGGCGGACCTGGAGCTGGCGGTGCCCGCCCGGAGCGAGCTGTTCCTGATGCTGGCGGCGCGCGCGGCGTTCGTGGACCAGGTGGTGCGCCCCGCGCTGGCGGGCGGGCGGGTGGTGATCGCCGACCGGTTCGAGCTCTCCACCCTCGCCTACCAGGGCGGCGGGCGCGGGCTGCCGGCCGACGAGATCGCCGAATGCAACCGGATCGCCACGGGCGGCGTATCTCCACATGCGACCATCCTCCTGGAGCTCGATCCGGAGGAGGGCGCGCGGCGGCAGAGGTCGGCCGGGATGGATCCCGACCGCATGGAGAGCGCCGGGGCCGAGTTCCATGCCCGCGTGGCCGCCGCGTACCGCGAGATGGCCGGGCGCGTGGCAGGAGTCGTGCGGGTGGACGCGGGAGCGCCGCCCGTCGAGGTCCACGCCAGAGTGGTCGCCGAACTCGCAGCCCGGTTTCCGGAAACCTTTCCGGCAGGCGGGTTTACAAGATAA
- the alr gene encoding alanine racemase, translated as MPIPSTDAEHDTSRAWVEVDLDALLRNLRRVREAAGGAALLPMVKANAYGLGLAPVARHLAASLEPEALWGFGVAAVAEGEALRETGWRGRVVVTAPAPPGEYARAARARLTLALSDVDAVRGWADAARDAGARLAFHTETDTGMGRAGFPADDAAEWGRAVAEAAGDLLEWEGCFTHFHSADEADLASADAQERRFRAALALLPDGPRRVVHTSNSAAALRRAGFGGDVVRPGIFMYGGEAGPGTRPEAVASLRARLGLVRTVPPGTTVGYGATYTSRREERWGTLAIGYGDGLPRRLAAAGGEALVRGRRVPVIGRISMDMTVVDLSEVPGEVRAGDVATLIGSDGPGEIRVDEVAARCGTISYEILTGLGLRLPRTYRGAPAGA; from the coding sequence GTGCCAATTCCGTCAACGGACGCCGAGCACGACACTTCCCGCGCCTGGGTGGAGGTAGACCTGGACGCGCTTCTGCGCAACCTCCGCCGCGTGCGCGAGGCCGCGGGTGGCGCCGCCCTCCTCCCCATGGTGAAGGCCAACGCCTACGGGCTGGGGCTCGCCCCCGTGGCGCGCCACCTGGCCGCCTCGCTGGAGCCGGAGGCGCTGTGGGGCTTCGGCGTCGCCGCGGTGGCCGAGGGAGAGGCGCTGCGCGAGACGGGGTGGCGGGGCCGCGTGGTGGTGACCGCCCCCGCGCCGCCCGGCGAGTACGCGCGCGCCGCGCGGGCCCGTCTCACCCTGGCGCTCTCGGACGTTGACGCGGTGCGCGGGTGGGCGGACGCCGCGCGCGACGCGGGAGCCCGCCTGGCCTTCCACACCGAGACCGACACCGGGATGGGGCGCGCGGGCTTCCCGGCGGACGACGCGGCGGAGTGGGGAAGGGCCGTGGCGGAGGCGGCAGGGGACCTTTTGGAGTGGGAGGGGTGTTTTACGCACTTCCACTCCGCGGACGAGGCCGACCTCGCCTCCGCGGACGCGCAGGAGCGGCGCTTCCGGGCCGCGCTGGCACTGCTGCCGGACGGGCCGCGGCGCGTGGTCCACACCTCCAATAGCGCCGCGGCACTGCGCCGCGCCGGCTTCGGAGGCGACGTGGTACGCCCCGGCATCTTCATGTACGGCGGCGAGGCGGGGCCGGGCACGCGCCCGGAAGCGGTCGCATCGCTCCGCGCGCGGCTGGGGCTGGTGAGGACGGTGCCGCCGGGGACCACCGTGGGCTACGGCGCCACCTACACCTCGCGGCGCGAGGAGCGGTGGGGAACGCTGGCCATCGGCTACGGCGACGGGCTCCCCCGGCGCCTGGCCGCGGCGGGAGGGGAGGCGCTGGTCCGTGGGCGCCGCGTGCCGGTCATCGGCCGCATCTCCATGGACATGACCGTGGTGGACCTTTCGGAAGTGCCCGGCGAGGTCCGCGCCGGCGACGTCGCCACCCTCATCGGGAGCGACGGGCCCGGCGAGATCCGGGTGGACGAGGTGGCCGCCCGTTGCGGCACCATTTCTTACGAGATCCTCACGGGGCTGGGGCTCCGCCTTCCGCGCACCTACCGGGGCGCGCCGGCGGGCGCCTGA
- the mazG gene encoding nucleoside triphosphate pyrophosphohydrolase has product MTTSQPDFRPAAPDSGGVLDRSLELVRFLRAHCPWDAEQTPHSLQRYLLEEAHEVADAINAGDPAALRDELGDLLLNVAFQVVIGEEQGAFSREEVVAGLEQKMRRRHPHLFGLGEREEWAAIKARERAAHPKAPGLLSALPSGMDPLLRAFRMQDRVASVGFDWPDWRGAWDKVREETDEVREALESGDADHLEDELGDLLFAMVNLVRLAGAHPTPALARANAKFARRFGAIEALALERGVVLGEATLEQLDVLWDEVKRRERAGS; this is encoded by the coding sequence GTGACGACATCGCAACCCGACTTCCGCCCCGCCGCGCCCGACTCCGGCGGCGTCCTGGACCGTTCCCTGGAGCTGGTCCGCTTCCTTCGCGCCCACTGCCCGTGGGACGCGGAGCAGACCCCGCACTCCCTCCAGCGCTACTTGCTGGAGGAGGCCCACGAAGTGGCGGACGCCATCAACGCGGGCGACCCCGCCGCGCTGCGCGACGAGCTGGGCGACCTGCTGCTGAACGTGGCCTTCCAGGTGGTCATCGGCGAGGAACAGGGCGCCTTCAGCCGGGAGGAAGTGGTGGCCGGCCTGGAGCAAAAGATGCGCCGACGCCACCCCCACCTCTTCGGCCTGGGGGAGCGGGAGGAGTGGGCCGCCATCAAGGCACGCGAGCGCGCCGCGCACCCGAAAGCCCCCGGCCTCCTCAGCGCCCTCCCCTCGGGAATGGACCCGCTGCTGCGCGCCTTTCGCATGCAAGACCGGGTCGCCTCGGTCGGCTTCGACTGGCCGGACTGGCGCGGCGCGTGGGACAAGGTTCGCGAGGAGACGGACGAGGTTCGCGAGGCGCTGGAATCCGGCGACGCGGACCACCTGGAGGACGAACTGGGCGACCTGCTCTTCGCCATGGTAAACCTGGTGCGGCTGGCGGGCGCGCATCCCACGCCGGCCCTCGCCCGCGCCAACGCCAAGTTCGCGCGCCGCTTCGGCGCCATCGAAGCCCTCGCCCTGGAGCGCGGCGTCGTCCTCGGCGAAGCCACCCTCGAGCAGCTCGACGTGCTCTGGGACGAGGTCAAGCGCCGCGAACGGGCGGGATCCTGA